In Tamandua tetradactyla isolate mTamTet1 chromosome 7, mTamTet1.pri, whole genome shotgun sequence, the following are encoded in one genomic region:
- the LOC143642845 gene encoding uncharacterized protein LOC143642845 isoform X1 — translation MPQPPPPDAPEGGQGTLLGPSDPLPYAPRGTNHLLIKPSFISPARACHWLGVGTRSDRHKRVLQLVSPSSAKEHRGRGSPERPPARPRSSRPGLPGSSPPSARRGLRTGPPTVTASCGPTSPGGQGKHVGAAPTRPGSRERRGPLTPPTVISQTHHRCCSEKTNPFVGLLEMSVSGIPSLEPMVIKQRHGAFWLQFKLPKPACVRLAELGSGAHFLHDLAN, via the coding sequence ATGCCACAGCCCCCTCCTCCTGATGCTCCCGAGGGCGGCCAGGGGACACTGCTCGGCCCCTCTGATCCCCTCCCCTATGCCCCCAGGGGCACAAATCACCTGTTGATCAAACCCTCTTTCATCAGCCCAGCTAGAGCGTGCCATTGGCTTGGTGTTGGGACCAGAAGCGACAGGCACAAGCGCGTGCTCCAGCTCGTCTCCCCGAGCTCAGCAAAGGAGCACAGGGGCCGGGGCAGCCCCGAGCGGCCCCCTGCAAGGCCCAGGTCCTCCCGCCCGGGTCTCCCGGGGTCGAGCCCGCCCTCTGCCCGCCGGGGCCTGCGGACAGGGCCCCCCACGGTCACAGCCAGCTGCGGGCCAACCTCTCCTGGGGGCCAAGGGAAGCACGTGGGAGCCGCGCCCACTCGGCCGGGCTCCAGGGAAAGGAGGGGGCCGCTGACTCCGCCGACCGTGATTTCCCAAACACACCATCGATGTTGTTCGGAGAAAACAAACCCTTTTGTGGGCCTTTTAGAAATGTCTGTTTCGGGCATCCCCTCCTTAGAGCCCATGGTAATTAAACAAAGACATGGAGCTTTCTGGCTGCAATTCAAGCTCCCAAAGCCAGCTTGTGTCAGACTGGCTGAACTTGGAAGTGGAGCACATTTTCTCCATGATCTTGCCAATTAG